From a single Nicotiana tomentosiformis chromosome 2, ASM39032v3, whole genome shotgun sequence genomic region:
- the LOC104087871 gene encoding gamma carbonic anhydrase 1, mitochondrial-like, protein MGSAGKAIYTVGFWIRETGQALDRLGCRLQGNYYFHEHLSRHRTLMNLFDKVPVVEKDAFVAPSASIVGDVHIGRSASIWYGCVLRGDVNSVIIGAGTNVQDNSLIHVAKSNVSGRVLPTTIGKNVTIGHSAVLHGCTVEDEAFIGMGATVLDGAVVEKNSMVAAGALVRQKTRIPCGEVWGGNPARFLRKLTEEEIMFISQSAMNYSNLAQAHAAENAKKLDEIEFEKVLRKKFIRKEEEYDSMLGGVRDTPPELVLPDNALPDKAPKAS, encoded by the exons ATGGGTTCGGCGGGGAAAGCAATCTACACCGTCGGTTTCTGGATCCGAGAGACAGGCCAAGCCCTTGATCGATTGGGCTGCCGCCTCCAAGGCAACTATTACTTCCATGAACACC TGTCAAGGCATAGAACTTTAATGAACCTGTTTGACAAAGTACCAGTTGTTGAAAAGGATGCATTTGTGGCCCCAAGTGCCTCTATAGTTGGTGATGTTCACATTGGTCGTAGTGCTTCTATTTGGTATGGATGTGTTCTGCGAG GTGATGTGAACAGTGTTATCATTGGAGCCGGAACCAATGTCCAGGATAATTCTCTAATTCATGTAGCTAAATCAAATGTGAGTGGAAGGGTTTTGCCCACGACTATTGGGAAAAATGTTACCATAG GTCATAGTGCTGTATTACATGGATGTACTGTTGAAGATGAGGCATTTATCGGCATGGGTGCAACTGTACTTGATGGGGCGGTTGTAGAGAAAAATTCTATGGTTGCTGCTGGTGCCCTTGTCAGGCAGAAAACAAGGATTCCATGTGGAGAG GTCTGGGGAGGAAATCCAGCAAGGTTCTTGAGGAAGCTCACAGAAGAAGAAATAATGTTTATCTCCCAGTCAGCCATGAACTATTCCAATTTAGCGCAGGCCCATGCAGCTGAAAATGCAAAGAAGTTGGATGAGATTGAATTTGAGAAGGTGCTGCGGAAGAAATTCATTCGTAAGGAAGAAGAGTATGACTCTATGTTGGGTGGTgttcgtgatacacctccagagCTTGTCCTGCCTGATAATGCCCTACCGGACAAGGCACCAAAGGCCTCCTAA